The Anaerolineae bacterium genomic interval CGGGTCGTCCGTTTGGGTAATAAAAGCTTCGAAATGGCTTATCGAGTCGAAGATGGTGACAACCATGCCGAGTTCGCCACGGCTTCGACCATCCAGGTTGCCTATGACTATCGGCAGCAGAAGTCGATTCCCATCCCGGAAGCATGGCGCAGAGCGATCAGCGCATTTGAAGGGCTGGAAAATCCTTCCTCATCCTCTCAGTTACAGGAGAACTCATGACAACGTTACCCGCCATTGATTCAGAATATCTGCTCAATGTATTGTCTCGACTTCTAAACATTCCCAGTCCAACGGGATTTGCCCAGCGCGCCATACAGTATTGCGAAGAGGTTTTAAGTCCGTTTTCGACTTTAAAGGTGCGCCAGAATCGCAAGGGAGCGCTGATTGCGGAGTGGGAAGGTGAACGAACCGATTCTCCGCGCGGCGTCACTGCCCATGTGGATACCCTTGGGGCAATGGTGAAGGAGATCAAAGCGAATGGGCGGTTGAAATTGACCCAGTTGGGTGGGTATCCATGGAATACGGTCGAGGGAGAAGGCTGTACGGTATTTACCCGAGAAGGAAAAACAGTGCGGGGCAGTCTGTTGATTACCAAAGCCTCGGCGCACGTCTATGGCAAACAAGTCAGTGAACTCAGCCGCGAAGCCGACAACCTGGAAGTGCGTTTAGATGCCCGCACAACCAACGCCGAGCAAACCCGCGCTCTGGGTATTGAAGTGGGCGATTATGTGGCTTTTGACCCGCGCCTCGAGATCACCGAAGGGTTTGTCCGCTCACGCCACCTGGATGATAAGGCGGGGGTTGCCTGTATGCTTGCAGCCATCAAAACTCTGTACGATGAAGGGTTGCGACCGCGACAGACCACAACTTTCTTGATCTCGAATTACGAGGAGGTGGGACACGGTGCAGCAAGTGGCTTTCCGCCGCAATTAGCAGAGCTTTTAGTGGTGGATATGGCGGCAGTTGGTGAAGGACAAACCTCCGATGAATTTCATGTTTCGCTCTGTGTCAAGGATTCGGGCGGCCCCTATCATCACGAATTCAGCCAGAAACTAAGGCGTATTGCCGATCAGGCTGCAATTTCTTATAAAGTGGATACGTATCCATATTATGGCTCGGATGGTGAAGCTTACTGGCGAGCGGGAGGGGATGTTGCGGTAGCTTTGATTGGTCCAGGTGTGGATGCATCCCATAACTACGAACGAACCCATCTGGAGGCCCTCCTGGCAACAACTCAATGGATTGTGGCTTATCTATTGAGCGAGTGAGATCATGGATTTTGATGCTACGCTCTCTCCTACCAATCTTTCTGCGGTCGCTGAAATTGCTCGGGCTGCTGAAAAGATCGGCTTTGATGCCTTGTGGTGCCCGGAAACCAGCCATGATCCCTTTCTACCGGGCGTGTTGATTGCCGAACACACCCAGAGATTGCGCTTTGGCACTGCCATCGCCGTCTCTTTTGCGCGTAGCCCGACCACCCTTGCCTATACCGCCTGGGATTTAGCGCAATACTCGCAGGGGCGCTTCCTGTTGGGCTTGGGCACCCAGGTGAAGGCACATATCGAACGGCGCTTTGGAATGCCCTGGCCCGAGTCTGTAGTTGGCAAACTGCGCGAGCAAATCCTGGCAATTCGGGCTTTGTGGGATTGCTGGCAGAATGGAACACCGCTAAATGTGCGCGGTGAGTACTATCGTCTGAATCTCATGTCGCCTTTCTTCAACCCGGGTCCGATTGCTCAGCCGCGCATCCCGATTTTTATTGCCGGTGTCAACCCCGGTTTGGCACAACTGGCCGGTGAAGCTGCGGATGGCTTTCTGGCTCACCCTTTTCATTCGGCAGAGTACTTAACTGATGTGATAGTCCCGGCTATTCAGCGCGGCGTGCAGAGAAGTCAGCGAGCAAGAGAAGCGGTGCAACTCAGTGTTACCGTCTTTACTGCCACCAACAAGGAGGAAGCCGGGTTCATTCGCTCCCAAATTGCTTTCTACGCTTCGACGCCTTCCTATCGGCGTGTCCTGGAGCATCATGGATGGGGGGAAATTGGTGAGAAGCTTTCCACTCTTGCCAGTCGTGCCCAATGGGGAGACATGCCAGCCTTGATTGACGACACCATGTTGGAAACCTTCGCAGTTGTCGCCGAGCAAAAGCATCTGGCAGAAAAGCTGGTCCAGCGCTATGCCGCCCTCGCCCAACGTCTGGCGTTGTATCTTCCTTTTGTGCCTGGCCAGCAAGATGCCTTTTGGCTTGATTTAGCAGAAGTAATTCGCTCTGTATGAACCAGGACGAAGAAGCGGTTTTTGAGCGTGAGCGGATGCGCATGGTAGATGAGCAGTTGCGTCGGCGGGGGATTCATGAGCCGCGCCTGCTCCAGGCTATGCTGAAAGTACCCCGCCACCGCTTTGTCCCAGCGGAGCACCGTCACCTGGCTTATGTTGATGGGCCGCTCCCCATTGGCGCCGGTCAAACCATCTCTCAACCCTATATTGTGGCTTTAATGACCCAGCTTCTCCGCCTGGAGGGTGATGAAAATGTTTTGGAAGTCGGCACTGGTTCGGGTTATCAGGCAGCCATCCTCGCCGAACTTGCCCGTAAGGTGCATACGATTGAACGCCATGCCGAGCTGGCTGAACGCGCCAGACTGATCTTGCAGGAATTAGGCTATCAGAATATCCAGATCCATGTCGGCGATGGTTCGCTTGGCCTGGCTGAGTTTGCTCCTTATCAGGCGATTATCGTTACTGCGGCGGCTCCCAAAGCGCCACAGGCTCTGCTGGAGCAATTGGACGAAGGTGGGCGGCTGGTCATCCCTGTAGGTGGGCAATGGGGGCAGATGCTGGAGCGGTGGACACGTCACGGCGCCCGTTATGAGCAAGAGGAATTTGTGCCGGTCTCCTTTGTTCCGCTGCGCGGCGAGGCCGGCTGGAAAGATGAGCGCTGGGAGTGGGATTGAACTGCTCAGGCGTTGCTGATCGTGATAAACACCATTGGTCGGCGCTTGGTTTTGTTGTAGAGAAACGACTTTAAAGACTGCTCCAGATCGTTCTGCAAGCGACCGTTGCTGGTGCAATCTACCGTTTTGCGTACCAGTTGACGGGTTTCGGCGATCAGTTCATCCATCTCATCGGCGCTCACAAAACCGCGCGTGATAACCTCCGGTTCGTCCAGCAAGCGACAGGAACGCCGATCTAAAACAAGATTGACCAGAACAAAGCCATCGCGGGCAAGGATTTCGCGCTCGCGCACCAGGTCAGGACTGACATCCCCTACCGAAGCGCCATCGACAAAGACATATCCACCCGGTACGCGCTCGCCAACGCGCAGTTGATCCTCACTCAGTTCGAGCACCATACCATTTTCTACAATGGCGATCCGCTCGGCTGGAATACCTACCTCCTGGGCAAGGCGAGCGTGCTGGTGCAGGTGACGTAACTCGCCATGGATGGGGATTAAAAACTTCGGCCGCACGAGGTTCAGCATCAGCTTAATCTCCTCCGCGCTGGCATGACCGGAAACATGCACGGGTGCGATGTCCTCGTAGATGACGTTTGCCCCTCGCCGAAAGAGGCGGTTGATCGTGCGGTAGACGCTTTCTTCGTTCCCCGGAATCGGGTGGGAAGAAAGAATGACCGTATCGCCGGGTAAAATATCGAATTGACGGTTGGTGCCGGTGGATAATCTTCCCAGAATTGAACTGGGTTCCCCCTGGGTACCGGTGGACATCAAGACCACCTCGCTGGGGTTCATACGCAAGGCTTGTTCAATGGGAACAATAGCCTCGTCGGGGATTGCCAGATAGCCCAATTTCCGGGCGATGCGGGCGTTTTCCACCATACTTGCCCCGACAAAAGCCATTTTGCGTCCATAACGGATTGCAGCGTTAGCGACCTGTTGCATGCGAGAAATTAAAGAGGCGAAACTTGCCACGATAATCCGTCCCTGCGCTTCGCGAAAGACGCTGTCGAAGGCAGCATCAATCACCCGCTCGGAGGGAGTCCATCCTGGCCGTGTAGAATTGGTCGAATCGGCCAGCAGGGCTAAAACCCCTTGTTGGGAATATTCAGCCAGCTTGGCAAAATCGGTCGGCCAGTTATCGACGGGTGTATGGTCGAATTTATAATCGCCGCTGTGAACCACCAGACCAACCGGCGTGCGGATGCCCAACCCCACCCCATCCGGGATCGAGTGACAGACGTGAAAAAACTCCACGTCAAAGACCCCAATCTGCAACCGCTCACCGGCTCGCACTGTGTTTAACTTCAGCCTGCTCAACAAACCGTTGCGGGCAAGTTTGGCTTCCAATAAGCCAAGGGTAAGGGCAGTGGCATAAATTGGGGCTTGAACCTGCTCCAAAACATGGCGCGCCGCGCCGGTATGGTCTTCGTGACCGTGGGTGAAAACGATCCCAACCACTTTGTGGCGATTTTCGAGCAGATATTGAAAATCGGGGATGATGTAATCGATCCCCAGCATATCGTTTTCTGGGAACATTAAGCCGGCATCAACCACGAGGATTTGGTCGGCGTATTCGTAGACCATCATATTCTTGCCTACTTCTCCCAATCCCCCAAGGGGGAGAATACGTAAAATTCTTTCTTTCATACTTTCTACAGTCCTTTGTAAAACCAAGGTTAATCAGAATCAAAACAACAGCCCGAACGGCAAATCACCGACCGGGCTGCTGGGTTGAGTCAAGATGGATTATGGAATGATTCCGAAAGTTCAAATATCTTTTCCTTCTAAATCTCCAACAACGTCCTCAATCGGCAAACTTTGCCAATCAGATGCGATTTTATTTTAACATTTGGGAAAGATTTTGTCAAAGTCGGTTTTGACTCATTGACGAAGATAAAACTTCTGCTGTTGAGAGAATATACCCACTTTGTGTTATCATTACTTAAGCGGACGAAGGGAGTGGTGAATGGACGTTAGCGATTTGCAGTCTCCAACGGCTTTTCTCAAGCGGATGTTGGGCGATTTGCCCATTTCCACGGTACTGAGTGATTATGAACAATGGTGGGTTGCGGAGGGGATGGAGATCTCCAATCAGGTTGACCGAGGCGGCACGCCATGGTTACGCATGTTCGATGCGTTAGGCAAGCGCGTGGACGAAATCCTCTACCCTGCTGCCTATTGGCGGGCTTTGCGCCAGGGATATAAAGCCGGGCTGGTATGGCGCGCCTTTGAAGGTGGTTCGTTAGCAGACTGTTATTTACTGGGATACATCACGGCATTTTTTGACGCGGGGATGTACTGTCCCTATACCGTTTCACTCTCCACCGCTGTTCCCCTGTATAAATACGGCGATCCGCAAGTAAAAGAATGTTTTCTACCTCCACTATTACGCAAAGATGATCAGGTTTGGCAGGGGGCAACCTGGATGACCGAAGCAGGTGGTGGCTCCGATCTGGGAACGTATGTCGAAACACGCGCCCGGCAAACATCGCAAGGATGGCGGCTGACGGGTGAAAAGTATTTTGCCAGCAATGCAGGTGCTGAACTGGCGCTTGTTGCGGCGCGACGAACCGACGCGCCGCCTACTGTAAAAGGGCTTTCTCTCTTCCTTGTGCCGCGCTACCGGGCGGATGGTAGCTTGAATTATACAATTCGACGCTTGAAAGATAAAATCGGCACGCGCAGTGTCCCTACTGGAGAGGTGGAATTTCAGGATAGCGAAGCTTACCTGTTGGGGCAGGCTGAGCAGGGTATTTATCTGATTCTCGAAACACTGAATCTCTCGCGGGTTGCCAACAGTATTGGCAGCGTTGCCCTGATGCAGCGTGTCCTGGCAACCGCCGCCGATTTTGCCACCCGAAGGGTGGCTTTTGGCAAACCAATTGGCGAACAGCCACTTTTACGGCGCCAATTTGAAGAGTGGCTCAGTCTTCACAAGCAATCTTTCTGCCTGGCCTGGGAGGCCGTTCAATTGCTTGAAAATGTATGGAAAGAATCCCCTCCTTATCCTTCCCGTTACCACCTGTTTCGGTTGGTAGCTCATCTGGCAAAATATTTCACGGCTGAACTGGCGGTGCAAACTGCTAAGTGGGCAATGGAAGTGTATGGCGGCATAGGGGTTCTGGTCGAATATGGCGTAGAGCGCTGGTTGCGGGAAGCGCTGATTCTGCCCATCTGGGAGGGCACGCCCCATCGCCAGATTTTGGATGGACTTGAAGCCATGGAACGGAAACGCGCTCACGAACGCCTTTTCGATGCCCTTGCCCCCTTTGCCGAGCCACAGGCTTATGAAGAGATGATCTCTCAAGTGGATGCCTTGCTCTCTCTGCCGCAAGAGGAAAAAGAGGCCCAAAGCGAGCGTGTCTTTCATCGCCTGGCAGTTTTTGCGGCTGAAAGTCTGTGCCGGAAGCATACCTTCCTGCAACAGGCACAGGAATACCGGATAGGTTGACCTCCTGGAACTTTGGAGTGCAAGGAACGTTTATGGCTGCCCAAGTCTTTGGAGAACTGCGTCGAAATGCTAGCCGGGCCGATTAACGCGCAATAGTTGACCGACCATTTGCGGTTGAGCCTGAAGTGCCGTATGAATCCGTTGTGCCAGAGCCCGAAAGTCGGGATCGAACGTGCAGACAATAATGCCTGCATGATCGTTATTTATCTGATGCAAGCGAATAAAATGTTTGCGATTCAGGGTGACCAGGATTCGCTCTTGAGCTCTGGCAAATGCCAGTACCTCTTCATCAGGAATTGCCTGGCTTGCTTGACCGCTTACATAACTGGTTAGCACATCATGCCCAAGTCTTCGTAATTCCTCAACGGCTGGCAAGGGAAAATTTTCGTTGGCGTATAACCGTGCCATTGATTATGCGGTCTCGTTCTCGAGGATTTGTTGCTCAATCTCTTCTCGATGTAGGCGGTAATAAGCCCAGGCATTTACCAGGTCTTCTGACCGGAGACTTGGATAACTACGTAGAAGGTCTGCTTCACTTGCTCCCAATCGTCTGGCTTGTACCAACACCCAAACCGGAATCCGTGTGCGCACAATGCATGGCTCGCCACCGCAAACGTTTTGTGTGCTCTCGATTCCGGGGAATGCATCTCCCAGATCACGCACGATCCATTGCAACACTTGCGCTTTCTCGGCACGGGTTATCTTTCCTAGAAGCTGTTCAATTTCTTCAAGCACCTTCATAAATTGTTTCTCCATATCAGTGTTGCATCTGATCGATTTGAAGTCAGCTTAAAATCTAATCTCTTGCTGTTGTTACAACTGGCCTCTTCACACACTCTCAATGAAAAATTGAAAGAGATGCCATGAGGATACCCTGAATTTCGTCAAAACTAGAATAACCAAATGTGATGCAAAAGTCAAGCCTATATGGAGGTTGAGGTAGACCAAATCCACATTCAAAATCTTGTCTGAATTTTAGCGTACCGCTGAAACGGTCGGTTTCTGAAAAAGTTGTTCCCGAATTTGGGCAACCTGACGGCGCAGTTGCTCATTCCGCTCCAGTAAATCTTCGATTTTTTCACAACCATACAGAATGGTCGTGTGATCTCGTCCACCTAAGAGTTCGCCAATTTGTGGCAGAGAACATTGTGCTTCCTTGTGCAGGAGATACATGGCAATCTGGCGAGGTAGGGCAACTTCTCGACTTCTCTCGGCGCTCAATAACCTCTGTTGGGGGATATTGTAAAGCTGACAAACGGCTTCGATGACTTCTTCTGGCTTAATCTCTGAGCGATGGGGAATAAAATCACTTAAGATCGTCTCAACCAGTTGGGGGGTAATGGGATCACCACTGAGCTGGGCATAGGCTACCACTCGGTTTAGGGCACCCTCCAGCTCGCGAATATTGGACTGTACCCGCTTGGCGATCCGTTCCAGTAATTCAGCGGCGATGGTGTACCCGTTTCTTTCTGCCTTGTGGCGCAGGATGGCAATGCGGGTTTCAAGGTCAGGAGGTTGAATGTCTACTGTCAAGCCCCATTCTACCCGAGAACGTAAGCGTTCCTCGAGAGTCACCAGGGCTTTCGGCGGTCGATCGGAAGAGATCACGATTTGCTTGTTTTGCCCATGCAGGGTGTTGAAAGTGTGAAAGAACTCTTCTTGTGTGGACTCTTTGCCGGCAATGAATTGAATATCGTCGAGCAACAAGAGGTCAATACGGCGATATTTATCTCGGAAGGATTGCGTGTTTTGCGATCGAATGGCGTTGATTAAGTCGTTGGTAAACTCTTCAGCCGAAACGTACAGAACCTGTAGGCCTCGCTCGTGGCAGACATTGCCAATTGCATGAAGTAAATGGGTTTTACCTAACCCCACCCCACCGTAGATGAAGAGCGGGTTATAAGCGATGGCCGGTTTATCGGCTACAGCAAGAGAGGCGGCATGGGCGAGACGATTATTGGCTCCGACAACGTAATTATCGAAGGTATAACGGGGGTTTAAACTTCCGTTTCTGGGCGTGACCGTTGTCGATTGCAAAGGGTATTCGGCTTCCTCGTCTTTGATGGGATCGTCGATGGGGGATGGATCTTTCCAAACCGTAAAGCGCACCTGTACCGAACGCCCCATCAGGCCAGTCAAAAGACGGCTGATAGCGCTGGTCAGGCGGCTTTGTAGCCAGTCACAGGCGTAAGCATTGGGAGCTCCGATGATAAAACAACCGTCTTCGTAGGCGACAAATTCTGCGTCACGTACCCAGGTGTCAAATGCTGCCCGAGGCATCTCAATTTGCAGTTGTCCCATCGCGGCTTGCCAGGCTTGCTCTGCTTTCATGCCCTGTCTCCTCGTTTTCGGGATTAGGCGACACTTCACCCTTCCCCAGCTCTCCCATACGGCTGGAATTCGGCATGTGGTGGTATGCAGTTTCGGATACTGGCTATAGGTTTACGACGCTCAACACATTCTACAAGGGCGATTGATGTGTCGTAACCATTTTACGAAAGAAACCAGATCTGTGCAAGACGATTAACCTACGTTTGGCTAAAAAAATTGAAAATTTTAAGGTCGGTAACTCGTTGGATTTCCCGGCGAGTTGTTTTTTCATTTGCAACGAATTGCAAAATGATTTAGCCAAATTGTAGGAAGTCTCCTTTGATACCCACCATATATGGGGGTAGTTAGAGAATACAGGTCTAATCGAGGGCGATTTATAGACTTAAACCTTAAAAATGTTTAGCAAAGATTTTACGCGCAATTGTGCACTTTCGCTCGAGAAGATATAAACAACTTTCCTATGGAATGTTAACGATTTTCTTGCATAGATGGGGTAACCTTTAGCAGGATAGAACCCAAAAAACTAGAAGAGAGGAGAGAATTATGTCGAAAATTATTGGTATCGACCTTGGAACAACCAACAGCGTGGTAGCTGTGATGGAAGGCGGCGACCCGACCGTAATCCCCACTGCGGAAGGTGGACGGCTTTTGCCTTCAGTCGTGGCCTTCAATAAAAATGGCGAGCGCCTGGTAGGTCAGACTGCCAAACGACAGGCGGTTATCAATCCGGAGAACACCATTTATTCCATCAAGCGCTTCATGGGGCGTCGTTTCGATGAAGTGGAAACCGAGCGCAAGATGGTCTCCTATCAGGTCGTGCGAGGACCTGCGAATGACGCGCGCGTGAAGATCCCGGTTACCGGTCGCGAGTATAGCCCGCAGGAGATCTCGGCGATGATCCTCGCCAAGCTGAAAGCCGATGCCGAAGCCTATCTGGGTGAACCCGTTACCAAAGCGGTGATCACTGTGCCGGCCTACTTCAACGATAGCCAGCGCCAGGCAACCAAAGATGCCGGACGGATTGCCGGTTTGGATGTGGTGCGCATTATCAATGAGCCAACGGCAGCGGCTCTGGCGTACGGGCTTGACAAGAAAGAAAATGAAACTATCCTGGTCTTTGATCTGGGTGGTGGTACCTTCGATGTCAGCATTCTGGAGGTTGGCGACGGCGTCATTGAAGTCAAAGCGACCAATGGCGACACCCACCTGGGTGGGGATGACTGGGATGAGCGCATCGTGAACTGGGTGGCGGAGGAGTTCAAAAAAGAACATGGGATTGACCTGCGCACCGACCGCCAGGCATTGCAACGCCTGCGCGAAGCAGCCGAGAAAGCCAAAATCGAGCTTTCCAGCGTGATGGAGACGGAGATCAATCTGCCCTATATCACCGCCGATGCTTCCGGTCCAAAGCACTTACAAATGAAGCTTACCCGTGCCAAATTTGAACAACTTACCGAGGACCTGGTTGCCCGACTGCGCGGGCCGTTTAATGCCGCCTTAAACGATGCCGGCTTGAAAGCTTCGGATATTGATGAGGTTGTCCTGGTTGGTGGTGCGACCCGCATGCCGATGGTCCAAGACCTGGTCCGTTCGCTGACCAACAAAGAACCTCATAAAGGCGTCAACCCTGACGAGGTAGTTGCAGTCGGTGCGGCTATCCAGGGTGGTGTCCTGGCGGGTGAAGTCAAAGATGTGCTTCTGTTGGATGTTACGCCCTTATCGCTCGGCGTTGAGACACTTGGCGGTGTGATGACCACCCTCATCGAGCGCAATACGACCATCCCCGTGCGCCGCAGTGAGATCTTCTCGACCGCCGAGGATAACCAGACAGCCGTGGATATCCACATCTTACAGGGTGAACGGCCAATGGCAGCCGACAACATGAGCTTGGGTCGTTTCCGCCTGGAAGGCATTCCTCCGGCACCACGGGGTATACCCCAAATCGAAGTTACCTTCGATATTGACGCCAACGGCATTCTCAATGTCACGGCCAGAGACAAGGCAACCGGCAAAGAGCAAAAAGTGACCATCACGGCTTCGACCAACCTGAACAAGGACGAGATCGAGCGCATGATTCGGGAAGCTCGTGAGCACGAAGCAGAAGACCGGCGGCGCCGCGAACTGGTTGAGGCGCGCAATATGGCTGATCAGATAGCCTACCAGACTGAGAAGACGCTGCGCGAGTTGGGTGATAAAGTTCCGACTGCCGAGCGCGACTCGATCCAACGAAAGATTGCAGACCTGCGCCAGGCTGCCCAGGGTGATGATATCGAGAAGATTCGCCGTCTTACCGAAGAGTTGCAAAACGCTTTTCACGCGATTAGCCAGCAACTCTACGCTCAACAGGCACAAAGCACATCTTCTGGCAGCGGCAATGGTCGTTCAGGTACCAGTGGCGAAGGTGAAGTCGTCGAAGGGGAGTTTCGCGAAGCCTGAGATTGGTAAGAAAAACGTGGGAGCGTCACGCTCCCACGCCATTTCTTTTGCCGGTTTCGACGGGCAATGAATTCACTTGCGTCGGTTTTGCAAGGTGCGGTCAAACAATTGCTCGAATTGTTGATCGGGTGCTTTTTTCTTTCTCTTGCGCACTCCAACCAGCGACCCCAGCTTGACATTCGAGCGTTCCATTGCCTCTCGCAGAGCAATTTCCATTGCGGTTGGTTCGCTTTCACTGACGGGGGGTGGATTGAGCGGCTCTTTTTCCGTTTCTTTCTCCGCAGCCACGGCTTTGCTCTGCGATGGCGTAGTGGGTTGCGGCGGGGCTTCCAATGCTTTCATCGAAAGCTTAATTTGCTTCTTGCGTCGGTTGACCTCCAGCACCTGAGCCTCGATTTCATCACCTTCCTTCACCAGGTCGGAGGGCGACTTGATATAACCATGCGTCATCTCGCTGATATGCACCAGACCAGGCCTTTCAGCGCCAATATCCACAAAAATTCCAAACTTCTCGATGCGGGTAACTTTTCCTTTTACAACCATCCCTTTATTGATTTCACGCCACTCTAAATCGAGGGGTTTAATCATGGTTAATTCCAGGCGTTGCTTTTTTGCATCTACTCTGCGAACCCAAACTTCGACTGGTTGTCCGACCTGTACGACATCCTCGACCCGTTTGGTTTCACCTGCCTGTAATTGGGAAATATGCACAACGCCGGGTATGGCTAAGCCCACATCAACAATGGCACCGGCGATGTTGATCTTTTTGACCACACCGTTGAACTTCATCTTGCGTTTGATCCCTTCCAGGGGGATCGGCTGTTCTGTTGTTGGGGCTGCTATCTCGTTTGCTTCCATAGCGCCACTCTCCACAATCTCTAAGAATAAGATAACCACCTTAAAGGCGGAAAATTGCAGTCCAGGTAACGGTAATGACCGCGAATTGAGATTATACCCCTTTGAAGGGGAAATGTCAAAGTGTATTCCCGATTCAAACATTAACAAATTTTTACTTCCGCCTCTTGGCAGGAAAGTATGATAGGACTATAATCATCTGATATTTAGCGCGTTGAGAGAGAGGTGAAAGATGCCGATCTATACGTATCATTGCGACAATTGTGGTATCCGATTTGAACAACAGCAACATTTTAGCGATCCTCCTTTGGTTCGTTGTCCTGAATGCAACAAGAACGCCTTGAGAAAAGTTTATACGCCCGTCGGGATCGTCTTCAAAGGATCAGGTTTTTACGCTACCGATCATCGCTCCCCGTCTGGGGCAAGCCGCAGCTCAGCAAGTTCGGAGCGGGAGTCTTCCACATCAACGACGAAAACTGAGACGGCGAAGACTGAGACGGCTACTCAATCCACCCCATCGAAAGGAGAGTCAACATGAAACCCGAAGAATTACTCAAAACTGTCAAAGCCGATCAGGTCAAATTTATCTCGCTCCAGTTTACCGATGTCACAGGAGCAGTCAAATCGGTAGATATACCGGTGAATCGTTTACCTCAGGCGT includes:
- a CDS encoding Chaperone protein DnaK, translating into MSKIIGIDLGTTNSVVAVMEGGDPTVIPTAEGGRLLPSVVAFNKNGERLVGQTAKRQAVINPENTIYSIKRFMGRRFDEVETERKMVSYQVVRGPANDARVKIPVTGREYSPQEISAMILAKLKADAEAYLGEPVTKAVITVPAYFNDSQRQATKDAGRIAGLDVVRIINEPTAAALAYGLDKKENETILVFDLGGGTFDVSILEVGDGVIEVKATNGDTHLGGDDWDERIVNWVAEEFKKEHGIDLRTDRQALQRLREAAEKAKIELSSVMETEINLPYITADASGPKHLQMKLTRAKFEQLTEDLVARLRGPFNAALNDAGLKASDIDEVVLVGGATRMPMVQDLVRSLTNKEPHKGVNPDEVVAVGAAIQGGVLAGEVKDVLLLDVTPLSLGVETLGGVMTTLIERNTTIPVRRSEIFSTAEDNQTAVDIHILQGERPMAADNMSLGRFRLEGIPPAPRGIPQIEVTFDIDANGILNVTARDKATGKEQKVTITASTNLNKDEIERMIREAREHEAEDRRRRELVEARNMADQIAYQTEKTLRELGDKVPTAERDSIQRKIADLRQAAQGDDIEKIRRLTEELQNAFHAISQQLYAQQAQSTSSGSGNGRSGTSGEGEVVEGEFREA
- a CDS encoding DUF433 domain-containing protein; the protein is MKVLEEIEQLLGKITRAEKAQVLQWIVRDLGDAFPGIESTQNVCGGEPCIVRTRIPVWVLVQARRLGASEADLLRSYPSLRSEDLVNAWAYYRLHREEIEQQILENETA
- a CDS encoding Ribonuclease J2 (endoribonuclease in RNA processing), with product MKERILRILPLGGLGEVGKNMMVYEYADQILVVDAGLMFPENDMLGIDYIIPDFQYLLENRHKVVGIVFTHGHEDHTGAARHVLEQVQAPIYATALTLGLLEAKLARNGLLSRLKLNTVRAGERLQIGVFDVEFFHVCHSIPDGVGLGIRTPVGLVVHSGDYKFDHTPVDNWPTDFAKLAEYSQQGVLALLADSTNSTRPGWTPSERVIDAAFDSVFREAQGRIIVASFASLISRMQQVANAAIRYGRKMAFVGASMVENARIARKLGYLAIPDEAIVPIEQALRMNPSEVVLMSTGTQGEPSSILGRLSTGTNRQFDILPGDTVILSSHPIPGNEESVYRTINRLFRRGANVIYEDIAPVHVSGHASAEEIKLMLNLVRPKFLIPIHGELRHLHQHARLAQEVGIPAERIAIVENGMVLELSEDQLRVGERVPGGYVFVDGASVGDVSPDLVREREILARDGFVLVNLVLDRRSCRLLDEPEVITRGFVSADEMDELIAETRQLVRKTVDCTSNGRLQNDLEQSLKSFLYNKTKRRPMVFITISNA
- a CDS encoding Acyl-CoA dehydrogenase, producing MDVSDLQSPTAFLKRMLGDLPISTVLSDYEQWWVAEGMEISNQVDRGGTPWLRMFDALGKRVDEILYPAAYWRALRQGYKAGLVWRAFEGGSLADCYLLGYITAFFDAGMYCPYTVSLSTAVPLYKYGDPQVKECFLPPLLRKDDQVWQGATWMTEAGGGSDLGTYVETRARQTSQGWRLTGEKYFASNAGAELALVAARRTDAPPTVKGLSLFLVPRYRADGSLNYTIRRLKDKIGTRSVPTGEVEFQDSEAYLLGQAEQGIYLILETLNLSRVANSIGSVALMQRVLATAADFATRRVAFGKPIGEQPLLRRQFEEWLSLHKQSFCLAWEAVQLLENVWKESPPYPSRYHLFRLVAHLAKYFTAELAVQTAKWAMEVYGGIGVLVEYGVERWLREALILPIWEGTPHRQILDGLEAMERKRAHERLFDALAPFAEPQAYEEMISQVDALLSLPQEEKEAQSERVFHRLAVFAAESLCRKHTFLQQAQEYRIG
- a CDS encoding Deblocking aminopeptidase, producing MTTLPAIDSEYLLNVLSRLLNIPSPTGFAQRAIQYCEEVLSPFSTLKVRQNRKGALIAEWEGERTDSPRGVTAHVDTLGAMVKEIKANGRLKLTQLGGYPWNTVEGEGCTVFTREGKTVRGSLLITKASAHVYGKQVSELSREADNLEVRLDARTTNAEQTRALGIEVGDYVAFDPRLEITEGFVRSRHLDDKAGVACMLAAIKTLYDEGLRPRQTTTFLISNYEEVGHGAASGFPPQLAELLVVDMAAVGEGQTSDEFHVSLCVKDSGGPYHHEFSQKLRRIADQAAISYKVDTYPYYGSDGEAYWRAGGDVAVALIGPGVDASHNYERTHLEALLATTQWIVAYLLSE
- a CDS encoding Protein-L-isoaspartate O-methyltransferase, producing the protein MNQDEEAVFERERMRMVDEQLRRRGIHEPRLLQAMLKVPRHRFVPAEHRHLAYVDGPLPIGAGQTISQPYIVALMTQLLRLEGDENVLEVGTGSGYQAAILAELARKVHTIERHAELAERARLILQELGYQNIQIHVGDGSLGLAEFAPYQAIIVTAAAPKAPQALLEQLDEGGRLVIPVGGQWGQMLERWTRHGARYEQEEFVPVSFVPLRGEAGWKDERWEWD
- a CDS encoding Chromosomal replication initiator protein DnaA, which encodes MKAEQAWQAAMGQLQIEMPRAAFDTWVRDAEFVAYEDGCFIIGAPNAYACDWLQSRLTSAISRLLTGLMGRSVQVRFTVWKDPSPIDDPIKDEEAEYPLQSTTVTPRNGSLNPRYTFDNYVVGANNRLAHAASLAVADKPAIAYNPLFIYGGVGLGKTHLLHAIGNVCHERGLQVLYVSAEEFTNDLINAIRSQNTQSFRDKYRRIDLLLLDDIQFIAGKESTQEEFFHTFNTLHGQNKQIVISSDRPPKALVTLEERLRSRVEWGLTVDIQPPDLETRIAILRHKAERNGYTIAAELLERIAKRVQSNIRELEGALNRVVAYAQLSGDPITPQLVETILSDFIPHRSEIKPEEVIEAVCQLYNIPQQRLLSAERSREVALPRQIAMYLLHKEAQCSLPQIGELLGGRDHTTILYGCEKIEDLLERNEQLRRQVAQIREQLFQKPTVSAVR